A genomic window from Gemmatimonadaceae bacterium includes:
- the smpB gene encoding SsrA-binding protein SmpB, which translates to MRTTPAPDDAIEPIARNKRARHDYEILETWEAGLVLTGTEVKALRDGRAQITDAYGIVKDGEVWLLNAHIAPYERGNIWNHEPTRSRKLLLNAKEIRALIGAVERKGLTLVALDLYFKHGRAKLKLGLARGKKLHDKRADIKARDDARDVQRALRSARR; encoded by the coding sequence GTGCGCACCACACCTGCCCCCGACGACGCGATCGAACCGATCGCGCGGAACAAGCGCGCCCGCCACGACTATGAAATCCTGGAGACGTGGGAGGCGGGGCTTGTCCTAACCGGGACCGAGGTCAAGGCACTGCGGGACGGACGGGCGCAGATCACCGATGCCTATGGCATCGTGAAGGACGGCGAAGTGTGGCTGCTGAACGCGCACATCGCGCCGTATGAGCGGGGAAACATCTGGAATCACGAGCCGACGCGGTCGCGCAAGCTGCTGCTGAACGCCAAGGAGATCCGCGCGCTGATTGGCGCGGTCGAACGGAAAGGGCTGACTCTGGTGGCACTCGACCTGTACTTCAAGCACGGACGCGCCAAGCTCAAGCTGGGGCTGGCGCGCGGCAAGAAGCTCCACGACAAGCGCGCCGACATCAAGGCGCGCGACGATGCGCGCGATGTGCAGCGGGCATTGCGGAGCGCGCGTCGATGA
- a CDS encoding N-acetylmuramoyl-L-alanine amidase, with the protein MKLLLALTLAAALGGASGGPAASPPPGDAIRVRGVAGDTVVNLLPSGGGGRVRLDVMARLLGGRLDSIGPARWRLTLSEAGIELQEGMPFAAYNGFALPLVESVIVADGAPHAPLQLFSEIIPRFGVGVLWDRTRWELRLFQSIARQVPAPSGTTSRPATPVAPTANTTPAAVPQAPRDTPPAAPAVAAPSPGAASPAPAATTPSPAAPVVTSRPAVPSPDAPPGLLRKYVVAVDAGHGGRDPGNPGVVLNGRRVNEALLTLAMAKRLESELRSRGLEVVMTRDEDRLVPLEQRGPIANGRRADLFISLHTNAANPNWRNGSAVRGVETYFLATARTEDERRVAEMENEVVRFEVETSPDAGDPLGFILNDIAQNEHLRESADLAQLVQGALAAKHPGPSRGVKQAGFMVLSKAFMPAVLVEVGFGTNVDDARWMASVAGQREIAESISDAVFEYLRHYERRTRTAGR; encoded by the coding sequence ATGAAGCTGCTGCTCGCGCTCACTCTCGCGGCCGCGCTCGGCGGCGCCTCGGGTGGCCCGGCGGCGAGCCCGCCGCCCGGCGATGCCATCCGGGTCCGCGGCGTCGCGGGCGATACGGTCGTGAACTTGCTGCCTAGTGGCGGCGGCGGTCGCGTGCGCCTCGACGTGATGGCCCGGCTGCTTGGCGGACGCCTCGACTCGATCGGCCCTGCGCGCTGGCGCCTGACGCTCTCGGAGGCCGGTATCGAGTTGCAAGAAGGGATGCCCTTCGCCGCGTACAACGGCTTCGCCCTGCCGCTCGTGGAATCGGTCATCGTCGCCGACGGCGCCCCGCACGCGCCGCTGCAGCTCTTCAGCGAGATCATTCCGCGCTTTGGTGTCGGCGTGCTGTGGGATCGCACACGCTGGGAGCTGCGCCTGTTCCAGAGCATCGCGCGGCAGGTGCCGGCACCGAGCGGCACGACGTCGCGTCCGGCGACTCCCGTCGCGCCGACGGCGAACACCACGCCTGCGGCGGTGCCGCAGGCACCTCGCGACACACCCCCCGCAGCGCCGGCTGTCGCAGCGCCGTCTCCCGGCGCCGCCTCGCCCGCTCCCGCCGCGACCACGCCGTCACCGGCCGCGCCCGTGGTGACGTCACGCCCAGCCGTGCCCTCGCCCGACGCGCCGCCAGGCCTGCTGCGCAAGTACGTCGTGGCCGTCGATGCTGGCCACGGCGGGCGCGATCCGGGCAACCCGGGTGTGGTCCTCAACGGCCGCCGCGTCAACGAGGCCTTGCTCACGCTGGCGATGGCCAAGCGGCTCGAGAGCGAACTGCGCTCGCGTGGGCTCGAGGTCGTGATGACCCGTGACGAGGATCGGCTGGTCCCGCTGGAACAGCGCGGCCCCATTGCCAACGGGCGTCGCGCCGATCTGTTCATTTCGCTGCACACCAACGCGGCCAATCCCAATTGGCGCAACGGCAGCGCCGTGCGCGGCGTGGAGACGTACTTCCTGGCGACGGCTCGCACCGAGGACGAGCGGCGCGTCGCCGAGATGGAGAACGAGGTCGTGCGCTTCGAGGTTGAGACCAGCCCCGACGCCGGCGATCCGTTGGGGTTCATCTTGAACGACATCGCGCAGAACGAGCATCTGCGTGAATCGGCGGACCTCGCCCAGTTGGTGCAGGGTGCACTGGCCGCCAAGCACCCCGGGCCGAGTCGCGGGGTGAAGCAGGCGGGCTTTATGGTGCTGTCCAAGGCCTTTATGCCGGCGGTGCTCGTCGAGGTCGGCTTCGGCACGAATGTCGACGATGCGCGCTGGATGGCGAGCGTGGCCGGGCAGCGCGAGATCGCCGAGTCCATCAGCGACGCGGTGTTCGAGTACCTGCGGCACTACGAGCGGCGCACCCGCACGGCGGGTCGTTGA
- a CDS encoding dihydroorotate dehydrogenase, which yields MSARLEVSAAGLSFQNPILLAAGTAAYGRELADVMPLERLGGLVTKAVSPEPRPGAAAPRVGDFDGGMINAVGLANPGMDAVKREDLPWLAAHLHAPRVLVNVVGKVAEDFGTVVAHLDDAPGFQGFELNVSCPNVKQGGMEFGADPQALQAVIAGARAATTKPLFVKLSPTLPQIGDVAKRAVDAGADGITVINTIPGLVVDVERRRPLLGFGSGGVSGPGLLAVGVLATWRVRQAVPVPIIGAGGVQRAEDVLQFVIAGASAVAIGTAALANPKLPARIVADLERWCDRHAVSRLADLVGTLEWPAK from the coding sequence ATGTCCGCGCGCCTCGAGGTCAGCGCCGCCGGCCTCAGCTTCCAGAATCCGATACTGCTCGCCGCCGGGACCGCTGCCTACGGGCGCGAGCTGGCCGATGTGATGCCGCTGGAGCGACTCGGTGGCCTCGTCACCAAGGCGGTGAGTCCCGAGCCGCGGCCCGGTGCGGCGGCGCCGCGCGTCGGCGACTTCGACGGCGGGATGATCAACGCCGTCGGGTTGGCAAACCCGGGGATGGACGCGGTCAAGCGCGAGGACCTGCCGTGGCTGGCGGCGCACCTGCACGCGCCGCGGGTTCTCGTGAACGTGGTGGGGAAGGTCGCGGAAGACTTCGGCACGGTGGTCGCGCACCTGGACGATGCTCCGGGCTTCCAGGGCTTCGAACTCAACGTGAGCTGCCCCAACGTCAAGCAGGGCGGGATGGAGTTCGGTGCCGACCCGCAGGCGCTGCAGGCGGTGATTGCCGGTGCGCGCGCCGCGACGACAAAGCCGCTGTTCGTGAAGCTCTCTCCGACGCTGCCCCAGATCGGCGACGTCGCGAAGCGCGCCGTCGACGCCGGCGCCGACGGCATCACGGTGATCAACACCATTCCCGGTTTGGTGGTGGATGTCGAACGCCGCCGCCCGTTGCTGGGCTTCGGCAGCGGCGGCGTCAGCGGCCCCGGCCTGCTCGCGGTCGGTGTGCTCGCGACCTGGCGCGTGCGGCAGGCTGTGCCGGTGCCGATCATCGGCGCCGGTGGCGTCCAACGCGCCGAGGATGTGCTGCAGTTCGTGATCGCAGGAGCCAGCGCCGTCGCCATCGGCACGGCCGCACTCGCCAACCCCAAGCTCCCCGCGCGCATCGTGGCGGACTTGGAGCGCTGGTGCGACCGCCACGCCGTCTCCCGCCTCGCGGACCTGGTCGGCACATTGGAGTGGCCAGCGAAATAG
- the pyrF gene encoding orotidine-5'-phosphate decarboxylase, which yields MRAQPIIALDVPTLAAAQALCARLGPQADFVKVGLELFTAEGPRVVEWLRGEGKRVFLDLKLYDIPNTVRGAARSAAQMGVSLLTVHGYGGAAMVDAAVDGAGAETGILVVTVLTSFDASALGVALGREAPELGGEVLRLAQLADAAGAHGIVCSGQEVRAARASYPKLRPLVPGIRLAGGATHDQARIATPEKAAEDGAAYLVLGRAVTEAASPAEVLAGILATLR from the coding sequence GTGCGCGCCCAGCCAATTATCGCCCTCGACGTCCCCACCCTCGCCGCCGCCCAAGCGCTCTGCGCTCGGCTCGGCCCGCAGGCGGATTTCGTCAAGGTCGGCCTCGAGCTCTTCACCGCCGAGGGCCCACGCGTCGTGGAGTGGCTGCGCGGGGAGGGGAAGCGCGTGTTCCTGGACCTCAAGCTGTACGACATCCCGAACACCGTGCGCGGGGCTGCCCGCAGTGCGGCGCAGATGGGCGTGTCGCTGCTCACGGTGCACGGCTACGGTGGCGCCGCGATGGTGGATGCGGCGGTGGACGGTGCCGGCGCCGAGACTGGCATCCTCGTGGTCACCGTGCTGACCAGCTTTGACGCGTCGGCGTTGGGCGTGGCGCTGGGCCGCGAGGCCCCGGAACTCGGCGGGGAGGTGCTGCGCCTCGCCCAGCTGGCGGATGCGGCGGGTGCGCACGGCATCGTCTGCTCCGGGCAGGAAGTGCGCGCGGCCCGGGCGAGCTACCCCAAGCTGCGTCCCCTGGTGCCGGGTATCCGCCTGGCCGGCGGCGCCACCCACGACCAGGCGCGGATTGCGACGCCGGAGAAGGCCGCGGAGGATGGGGCGGCGTACTTGGTGCTGGGGCGGGCGGTCACGGAGGCCGCATCGCCGGCTGAGGTGCTCGCCGGGATTCTGGCGACGCTCAGGTAG
- the rpmJ gene encoding 50S ribosomal protein L36 has product MKVRSSVKPICEHCKVVKRAGVTRIICKRNPKHKQRQG; this is encoded by the coding sequence GTGAAGGTTCGTAGCAGCGTCAAGCCGATCTGCGAGCATTGCAAGGTGGTGAAGCGTGCAGGTGTCACGCGCATCATCTGCAAGCGCAATCCCAAGCACAAGCAGCGTCAGGGTTAA
- the rpsM gene encoding 30S ribosomal protein S13, with protein MARISGVDLPRDKKVEIGLTYIYGIGRVTARRILEAAGVNPEQRIRDLSDADVNKLRQEIEKSMRVEGALRTEIAMNIKRLMDIGSYRGLRHRRGLPVRGQRTHTNARTKKGPRRAIAGKKKVTK; from the coding sequence ATGGCTCGTATTTCCGGCGTGGATCTTCCGCGCGACAAGAAGGTCGAGATCGGCCTGACCTACATCTACGGCATCGGGCGCGTGACTGCGCGCCGGATTCTCGAGGCGGCCGGGGTGAACCCCGAGCAGCGCATCCGGGATCTGTCGGACGCCGACGTCAACAAGCTCCGTCAGGAGATTGAGAAGTCGATGCGCGTCGAGGGTGCGCTCCGCACCGAGATCGCGATGAACATCAAGCGCCTGATGGACATTGGCTCGTACCGTGGCCTGCGCCACCGTCGTGGCCTGCCGGTCCGTGGGCAGCGTACGCACACCAACGCCCGCACGAAGAAGGGGCCGCGCCGCGCGATCGCGGGCAAGAAGAAGGTCACCAAGTAA
- the rpsK gene encoding 30S ribosomal protein S11, with translation MAIGKKTKRVVDAEGVAHVNATFNNTLITITDAHGNAVAWGTAGKAGFKGSKKSTPFAATVAAEQCAREAMSLGVRRVHVKVQGPGSGRESAIQALAAAGLQVKSIKDVTPIPHNGCRPPKRRRV, from the coding sequence ATGGCTATCGGGAAGAAGACCAAGCGCGTGGTGGACGCCGAGGGTGTGGCGCACGTCAACGCGACGTTCAACAACACGCTGATCACGATCACGGACGCCCACGGCAACGCCGTCGCGTGGGGCACGGCCGGCAAGGCCGGGTTCAAGGGCTCCAAGAAGTCCACGCCGTTCGCGGCGACGGTGGCCGCCGAGCAGTGCGCCCGCGAGGCGATGTCGCTCGGCGTGCGTCGTGTCCACGTGAAGGTCCAGGGCCCGGGTTCGGGCCGCGAGTCGGCCATCCAGGCGCTCGCCGCCGCCGGCCTCCAGGTCAAGTCCATCAAGGACGTGACCCCGATTCCGCACAACGGCTGCCGGCCGCCCAAGCGCCGGAGGGTCTAA
- the rpsD gene encoding 30S ribosomal protein S4, whose product MRYTGPSCRQCRREGTKLFLKGTKCFTEKCPVERRPYAPGQHGQNTARRRKVSEYAKQLREKQKIKRIYGVSERQFRNTFEKVSTLPGVTGHNLLAALESRLDNMVYRMGFAPSRKAARQLIRHRHIEVNGKSVDIPSYAVQPGQEIKMRQASRELVLVKEALEIAARGQAPTWLAVDKDTFSGRMLERPQRAMIPIAAQEQLVVELYSK is encoded by the coding sequence ATGCGTTATACAGGTCCCAGCTGCCGGCAGTGCCGGCGTGAAGGTACGAAGCTGTTCCTCAAGGGCACGAAGTGCTTCACCGAGAAGTGCCCGGTCGAGCGCCGTCCGTACGCCCCTGGCCAGCACGGCCAGAACACGGCCCGCCGCCGCAAGGTGAGCGAGTACGCGAAGCAGCTCCGTGAGAAGCAGAAGATCAAGCGCATCTACGGCGTGTCGGAGCGTCAGTTCCGCAACACGTTCGAGAAGGTGTCGACGCTTCCGGGCGTGACCGGCCACAACCTCCTCGCGGCCCTCGAGAGCCGCTTGGACAATATGGTCTACCGGATGGGCTTCGCCCCGAGCCGCAAGGCCGCGCGCCAGCTGATCCGTCACCGCCACATCGAAGTGAACGGCAAGTCCGTGGACATCCCGTCCTACGCGGTGCAGCCGGGGCAGGAGATCAAGATGCGCCAGGCCTCGCGCGAGCTCGTGCTCGTGAAGGAAGCGCTCGAGATCGCCGCCCGTGGCCAGGCCCCGACGTGGCTGGCGGTGGACAAGGACACCTTCTCCGGCCGGATGCTCGAGCGCCCGCAGCGGGCGATGATCCCGATCGCGGCGCAGGAGCAGCTGGTCGTCGAGTTGTATTCGAAGTAA
- a CDS encoding DNA-directed RNA polymerase subunit alpha — MSQTIDLRGLVRPQLVEMTKRDDNANVAEFRLQPLERGFGHTLGNAMRRMLLSSLRGAAVWGFRIDGVLHEHQTIPGVVEDVHQIIANLKTLTLALDDDVEDAILRLKVTKSGAVTAGQLELPGGARVINAAHHILTLQDDRDLSIELYVNKGRGYVEAEQHPADRSLPVDLVRIDSIYSPVKRANFAVAETRVGQRTDYDRLSMTVETNGTLSPEQAVSYAAALAQTHFQYFASFGTHTAAAVVVPGAEGSSDAARLAELLRTPIDDLQLSVRSVNSLKNSSIRSLGDLVRQTEAQILQVKNFGKKSLQEIADLLEKEGLNFGMRFEESTDGVRVADWGTPPSRAAAAAPDDDEEE, encoded by the coding sequence ATGTCCCAGACGATCGATCTCCGCGGCCTTGTGCGTCCGCAGCTCGTCGAGATGACGAAGCGCGACGACAATGCGAACGTGGCGGAGTTCCGGCTGCAGCCGCTGGAGCGCGGCTTCGGCCACACGCTCGGCAACGCGATGCGCCGGATGCTGCTCTCGAGCCTGCGCGGCGCCGCCGTGTGGGGCTTCCGCATCGATGGCGTGCTGCACGAGCACCAGACCATCCCGGGCGTCGTCGAAGACGTCCATCAGATTATCGCCAACCTCAAGACGCTGACCCTCGCGCTCGATGACGACGTCGAGGACGCGATCCTGCGCCTCAAGGTGACCAAGTCTGGCGCGGTCACCGCGGGCCAGCTCGAGTTGCCCGGTGGCGCCCGTGTCATCAACGCCGCCCACCACATCCTCACGCTGCAGGACGATCGCGACCTGTCGATCGAGCTGTACGTGAACAAGGGCCGTGGCTACGTCGAGGCCGAGCAGCACCCGGCCGACCGCTCGCTGCCGGTGGACCTGGTCCGCATCGACTCGATCTACTCGCCGGTCAAGCGCGCCAACTTCGCCGTCGCCGAGACGCGCGTGGGCCAGCGCACCGACTACGACCGCCTCTCGATGACGGTCGAGACGAACGGCACGCTGTCGCCGGAGCAGGCGGTGAGCTATGCCGCCGCGCTGGCGCAGACGCACTTTCAGTACTTCGCGTCCTTCGGGACCCACACGGCCGCCGCGGTGGTGGTGCCGGGGGCCGAGGGCTCCAGCGACGCGGCGCGCCTCGCCGAGCTGCTGCGCACCCCGATCGACGACCTGCAGCTCTCGGTCCGCTCGGTGAACTCGCTCAAGAACTCGAGCATCCGCTCGCTCGGCGACCTGGTGCGGCAGACGGAAGCGCAGATCCTGCAGGTCAAGAATTTCGGCAAGAAGTCCCTCCAGGAGATCGCCGACCTCCTCGAGAAGGAAGGACTCAATTTCGGGATGCGGTTTGAGGAGTCGACGGATGGGGTGCGCGTGGCCGATTGGGGCACGCCGCCGAGCCGTGCGGCCGCTGCTGCGCCTGACGACGACGAAGAGGAATAA
- the rplQ gene encoding 50S ribosomal protein L17, with amino-acid sequence MRHRKAGRSLRRTSEQRLALLRNLATSLIEQGAIETTEAKAKELRPFVEKLITKARTGTLHARRLAGKHVQKRDAADKLFQELGPKFAKRAGGYTRILKTGHRKGDGADMARIELVQD; translated from the coding sequence ATGCGTCACCGTAAGGCTGGGCGGAGCCTCCGCCGCACGTCGGAACAGCGCCTCGCGCTGCTCCGCAACCTCGCGACCTCGCTCATCGAGCAGGGCGCGATCGAGACCACTGAAGCCAAGGCGAAGGAGCTCCGGCCCTTCGTCGAGAAGCTCATCACCAAGGCCCGCACGGGCACGCTGCACGCGCGCCGGCTCGCCGGCAAGCACGTGCAGAAGCGCGACGCGGCGGACAAGCTCTTCCAGGAGCTCGGCCCCAAGTTCGCCAAGCGGGCCGGTGGCTACACGCGCATCCTGAAGACCGGGCACCGCAAGGGTGACGGGGCTGATATGGCGCGCATCGAACTCGTCCAGGACTGA
- the rpmB gene encoding 50S ribosomal protein L28, with product MAIQRNICYVCSKGVAHGNNVSHANNKTRRTWKPNLQVARIVEGGKTIKIKVCTRCLNAGKIQRAPRKAVTAV from the coding sequence ATGGCCATCCAGCGCAATATCTGCTACGTCTGCTCCAAGGGCGTCGCCCACGGCAACAACGTCTCGCACGCCAACAACAAGACGCGTCGCACCTGGAAGCCCAACCTCCAGGTCGCCCGCATCGTCGAAGGCGGCAAGACGATCAAGATCAAGGTCTGCACGCGCTGCCTGAACGCGGGCAAGATCCAGCGGGCGCCGCGTAAGGCCGTCACGGCCGTTTGA
- the gmd gene encoding GDP-mannose 4,6-dehydratase has product MKTALITGITGQDGSYLAELLLAKGYRVVGIVRRSSTTPYERIAHLVDRVELLSADLLDQTSLMDAMDEVKPDEIYNLAAQSFVATSWTQPVLTGEFTAIGVTRLLEAMRRTVPKARFYQASSSEQFGKVVETPQKESTPFYPRSPYGVAKVYGHWITVNYRESFGLYAVSGILFNHESPRRGLEFVTRKVTDAVARIKLGLADELRMGNLDARRDWGFAGDYVDAMWRMLQQDAPSDYVIGTGETWTVRQLVEEAFGYQDLDWQRYVQQDPRFNRPAEVDLLVADPSKAKRELGWEPTVRFRELVRMMVDADLARHRAVQAKG; this is encoded by the coding sequence ATGAAGACCGCCCTCATCACCGGCATCACCGGCCAAGACGGCTCCTACCTCGCCGAGCTCCTGCTCGCCAAGGGCTACCGCGTCGTCGGCATCGTGCGCCGCTCGTCGACCACGCCCTACGAGCGCATCGCGCACCTCGTCGACCGCGTCGAACTGCTCTCGGCGGACCTGCTCGACCAGACCTCGCTGATGGACGCGATGGACGAGGTGAAGCCGGACGAGATCTACAACCTCGCGGCGCAGAGCTTCGTGGCGACGTCCTGGACGCAGCCGGTGCTCACCGGGGAGTTCACCGCCATCGGCGTGACGCGCCTGCTGGAGGCGATGCGGCGCACGGTGCCGAAGGCGCGCTTCTACCAGGCCTCGAGCTCCGAGCAGTTCGGGAAGGTCGTCGAGACGCCGCAGAAGGAGAGCACGCCGTTCTATCCGCGCTCGCCCTATGGCGTGGCCAAGGTCTACGGGCACTGGATCACGGTGAACTACCGCGAGTCGTTCGGGCTCTACGCGGTGAGCGGCATCCTCTTCAACCACGAGTCGCCGCGGCGCGGCCTGGAGTTCGTGACGCGCAAGGTCACGGACGCCGTCGCGCGCATCAAGCTGGGCCTCGCCGACGAGCTGCGGATGGGCAACCTCGATGCGCGTCGCGACTGGGGCTTCGCCGGTGACTATGTGGACGCGATGTGGCGGATGCTGCAGCAGGACGCGCCGTCCGACTACGTCATCGGTACCGGGGAGACCTGGACCGTACGGCAACTGGTGGAGGAGGCCTTCGGCTACCAGGACCTCGACTGGCAGCGCTACGTGCAGCAGGACCCGCGCTTCAACCGGCCCGCCGAGGTGGATCTGCTGGTCGCCGATCCGTCGAAGGCCAAGCGCGAGCTCGGCTGGGAGCCGACCGTACGCTTCCGCGAGCTGGTGCGGATGATGGTGGACGCCGACCTGGCGCGGCATCGCGCGGTGCAGGCGAAGGGCTGA
- a CDS encoding SDR family NAD(P)-dependent oxidoreductase, giving the protein MRALVTGAAGFVGQWTCRALLREGWEVVGVSLEGAPTAGILTAPERGAVRWEAMDLSPQASAGSRVLALLDAAPPDAVLHLAGIAFQATAAADVERAYAVNVGAATELLRATAAARAAGTADPAIVIVGSAEQYGAQPAEAMPLAETAACEPKTVYGATKVAQEHAALGFAREAGLRVVCTRSFNHSGAGQAASFLLPSLVGRAREARRTGQPVRIGNTDVVRDFLHVEDVVSAYISLVSRGHPGEVYNVCSGIGVRVGELAAEVLAAAGVRAPLEVDPALQRAVDVPVLVGSNAKLRAATGWTPVKSRTDIISDLLDAAS; this is encoded by the coding sequence GTGCGCGCACTCGTCACGGGGGCGGCGGGATTCGTTGGCCAGTGGACCTGCCGTGCGTTGCTCCGTGAGGGTTGGGAAGTGGTCGGCGTCTCGCTGGAGGGGGCGCCCACGGCGGGAATCCTGACGGCGCCCGAGCGCGGCGCCGTGCGCTGGGAGGCGATGGACCTCTCGCCGCAGGCCAGCGCGGGCTCGCGCGTCCTGGCCCTGCTCGACGCGGCGCCACCGGACGCCGTCCTTCACCTCGCGGGCATCGCCTTCCAGGCCACGGCAGCGGCCGACGTCGAACGCGCCTACGCCGTCAACGTCGGGGCGGCGACGGAGCTGCTGCGCGCCACCGCGGCCGCGCGCGCGGCTGGCACCGCCGATCCGGCGATCGTCATCGTGGGCAGCGCCGAGCAGTACGGCGCGCAACCGGCCGAGGCGATGCCGCTTGCCGAGACGGCCGCCTGCGAGCCCAAGACCGTCTACGGGGCCACGAAGGTGGCGCAGGAGCACGCAGCGCTCGGCTTTGCCCGCGAGGCGGGCCTGCGGGTGGTCTGCACGCGCTCGTTCAACCACTCGGGCGCCGGGCAGGCGGCCAGCTTCCTGCTGCCATCGCTGGTGGGGCGCGCCCGAGAAGCCCGCCGCACGGGCCAGCCGGTGCGCATCGGCAACACCGACGTGGTCCGCGACTTCCTGCACGTGGAGGACGTGGTCTCTGCGTATATTTCTCTGGTTTCGCGCGGGCACCCGGGCGAGGTCTACAACGTCTGCAGTGGGATTGGGGTCCGCGTGGGAGAACTGGCGGCCGAAGTGCTGGCCGCGGCGGGCGTGCGCGCCCCCCTCGAGGTGGATCCAGCGCTGCAGCGCGCCGTGGACGTCCCCGTGCTGGTCGGCAGCAATGCCAAGCTCCGCGCCGCGACCGGTTGGACCCCCGTGAAGTCCCGCACCGACATCATCTCCGACTTGCTCGATGCCGCGTCGTAA